A DNA window from Actinomadura coerulea contains the following coding sequences:
- a CDS encoding biotin transporter BioY, protein MATAHATRRRPAVLGDLLPGSLARDAALVIGAAAFVGLAAQIAVPLPGTPVPVTGQTFAVLLTGAALGFGRAGLGMLVYLLAGMAGVPWFTDGTSGAGFPTLGYVIGFVAAAAVVGRLAQLGGDRTPLRTIGTMLTGTAIMYAAGVPYLMAALHVDLAKALDLGVTPFLAGDALKVLLAAGLLPAAWKLTGAARR, encoded by the coding sequence GTGGCTACTGCCCACGCAACCCGGCGGCGCCCCGCCGTCCTGGGCGACCTGCTGCCCGGCTCACTGGCCCGCGACGCCGCGCTCGTCATCGGCGCCGCCGCCTTCGTCGGCCTCGCCGCGCAGATCGCGGTCCCGCTGCCCGGCACCCCCGTCCCGGTGACCGGGCAGACCTTCGCCGTCCTGCTCACCGGCGCCGCCCTCGGCTTCGGCCGCGCCGGCCTCGGCATGCTGGTCTACCTGCTCGCCGGAATGGCCGGCGTCCCCTGGTTCACCGACGGCACCTCCGGCGCCGGATTCCCCACCCTCGGCTACGTCATCGGATTCGTCGCCGCCGCCGCCGTCGTCGGACGCCTCGCCCAGCTCGGCGGCGACCGCACCCCGCTGCGCACCATCGGCACCATGCTCACCGGAACCGCCATCATGTACGCCGCCGGCGTCCCCTACCTGATGGCCGCCCTGCACGTCGACCTCGCCAAGGCGCTCGACCTGGGCGTCACCCCGTTCCTGGCCGGCGACGCGCTGAAGGTCCTGCTGGCCGCCGGACTGCTGCCCGCCGCCTGGAAGCTCACCGGCGCCGCCCGCCGCTGA
- a CDS encoding spermidine synthase: MGSAAHTREEPARAPAEVVERAAGLGGELVLRRAGGDYEIISNGVFLMDTRNGESERLLVRAALDAAAPGPGGPARVLIGGLGVGFSLVEALTGGGVEHVTVVEREPAVIAWHATALRPWSRGALEDPRVTVERADLLDYVTAPGTGRFDAVCLDIDNGPDWTVTPGNARLYAATGLDALAELLTPRGVLAVWSAGAAPAFEALLRDRFGSVEARPVPVPRGEPDVVYLARGPRAALG, from the coding sequence ATGGGATCGGCTGCGCACACGCGCGAGGAGCCGGCGCGGGCGCCGGCCGAGGTGGTCGAGCGCGCCGCCGGCCTGGGCGGCGAACTGGTGCTGCGCCGGGCGGGCGGGGACTACGAGATCATCAGCAACGGCGTGTTCCTGATGGACACCCGCAACGGCGAGTCCGAGCGGCTGCTGGTCCGCGCCGCCCTCGACGCGGCCGCGCCGGGCCCCGGCGGGCCGGCGCGGGTCCTCATCGGCGGCCTGGGCGTCGGGTTCTCCCTCGTCGAGGCCCTCACCGGCGGCGGCGTGGAGCACGTCACCGTCGTCGAGCGCGAGCCCGCCGTCATCGCCTGGCACGCCACCGCGCTGCGGCCCTGGTCCCGGGGCGCGCTGGAGGACCCCCGCGTCACCGTCGAACGCGCCGACCTGCTCGACTACGTCACCGCCCCCGGCACGGGCCGCTTCGACGCGGTGTGCCTGGACATCGACAACGGCCCCGACTGGACCGTCACCCCCGGCAACGCCCGCCTGTACGCGGCCACGGGCCTGGACGCCCTCGCGGAACTGCTGACGCCGCGCGGCGTGCTCGCGGTGTGGAGCGCGGGCGCCGCCCCGGCGTTCGAGGCGCTGCTGCGGGACCGGTTCGGCTCCGTGGAGGCCAGGCCCGTCCCGGTGCCGCGCGGCGAGCCCGACGTGGTCTACCTCGCCCGCGGCCCGCGCGCCGCCCTCGGCTGA
- a CDS encoding GlxA family transcriptional regulator, with amino-acid sequence MGGGVHRVAVLVREGVLPMELGIVHQLFGQARSADGAPLYEVVSCGVEPGAVRADADFAVAVRHGLEALEAADTVVVPASHLLDETRPGEGPVPAALAAAAGRGARVASVCTGAFVLAAAGLLEGRRATTHWLSCGRLAAMFPAVRVDAAVLFVDEGAVLTSAGEAAGIDLCLHMIRGDHGAAVAGDVARRTVVPPHREGGQAQFTALPVPPEGTSSTSAARAWALERLDRPVTLAQLAARASMSVRTFTRRFRQETGVSPQVWLTAQRVQAARRLLEETDLPVERIAERAGFGTAASLRAHLHAAIGVSPSSYRATFRGPGGA; translated from the coding sequence ATGGGAGGCGGGGTCCACCGGGTGGCGGTGCTGGTGCGCGAGGGCGTGCTGCCGATGGAGCTGGGCATCGTCCACCAGCTGTTCGGGCAGGCGCGGTCGGCGGACGGCGCGCCGCTGTACGAGGTGGTGTCGTGCGGGGTGGAGCCCGGGGCGGTGCGGGCGGACGCCGACTTCGCGGTGGCGGTGCGGCACGGGCTGGAGGCGCTGGAGGCCGCGGACACGGTGGTCGTGCCGGCGTCGCACCTGCTGGACGAGACCCGTCCCGGGGAGGGGCCGGTGCCCGCGGCGCTGGCGGCGGCCGCGGGGCGGGGCGCGCGGGTGGCGTCGGTGTGCACGGGCGCGTTCGTGCTGGCGGCGGCGGGGCTGCTGGAGGGGCGGCGCGCCACGACGCACTGGCTGTCGTGCGGGCGGCTCGCGGCGATGTTCCCGGCGGTCCGGGTGGACGCGGCGGTGCTGTTCGTCGACGAGGGCGCGGTGCTGACCTCGGCGGGCGAGGCGGCGGGCATCGACCTGTGCCTGCACATGATCCGCGGTGATCACGGTGCGGCGGTGGCGGGGGACGTGGCGCGCCGCACGGTGGTGCCGCCGCACCGCGAGGGCGGGCAGGCGCAGTTCACGGCGCTGCCGGTGCCGCCCGAGGGGACGTCCTCGACGAGCGCGGCGCGGGCGTGGGCGCTGGAGCGGCTGGACCGGCCGGTGACCTTGGCGCAGCTGGCGGCGCGGGCGTCGATGAGCGTGCGGACGTTCACGCGCCGGTTCCGGCAGGAGACGGGGGTGTCGCCGCAGGTGTGGCTGACGGCGCAGCGGGTCCAGGCGGCGCGGCGGCTGCTGGAGGAGACCGACCTGCCGGTGGAGCGGATCGCCGAGCGGGCGGGGTTCGGGACGGCGGCGTCGCTGCGCGCGCACCTGCACGCGGCGATCGGGGTGTCGCCCTCGTCCTACCGCGCGACGTTCCGCGGCCCGGGCGGCGCCTGA
- a CDS encoding NAD(P)H-dependent oxidoreductase, whose translation MNVLWVFAHPDGRSLNGALHDHGAATLRREGHSVRHSDLYAMGWNPLVGPADFGHDPADRLLVGAAAERAHASGALAPDIRAEHGKLSWADALVVQFPLWWYGMPAILKGWFDRVFVQGFAFGVTDGDGRTLRYGDGGLAGRRALVVTTAGARSSSLGPRGVHGAAEDLLFPLLHGTLFYTGMDVLPPLVVAGADRAAPADQAAAAAALDARLRALPTADPIAYRSERGGDYTDDLTLRPALAPGRTDLSIHRRRPSDQAIGRDNEPTSGAA comes from the coding sequence GTGAACGTCCTCTGGGTCTTCGCCCACCCCGATGGCCGCTCCCTCAACGGCGCGCTGCACGACCACGGCGCCGCGACCCTGCGCCGCGAGGGCCACAGCGTCCGCCACTCCGACCTGTACGCGATGGGCTGGAACCCCCTGGTCGGCCCCGCCGACTTCGGTCACGACCCCGCCGACCGCCTCCTCGTCGGCGCCGCGGCCGAACGCGCCCACGCCTCCGGAGCCCTGGCCCCCGACATCCGCGCCGAACACGGCAAGCTCTCCTGGGCGGACGCGCTGGTCGTGCAGTTCCCCCTGTGGTGGTACGGGATGCCCGCCATCCTGAAGGGCTGGTTCGACCGCGTGTTCGTCCAGGGCTTCGCGTTCGGCGTCACCGACGGCGACGGCCGCACCCTGCGCTACGGCGACGGCGGCCTGGCCGGGCGCCGCGCCCTGGTCGTCACTACCGCCGGCGCCCGCTCCTCCAGCCTGGGCCCCCGCGGCGTGCACGGCGCCGCCGAGGACCTCCTGTTCCCCCTCCTGCACGGCACGCTGTTCTACACCGGCATGGACGTCCTGCCGCCCCTGGTCGTCGCCGGCGCCGACCGCGCCGCCCCCGCCGACCAGGCCGCGGCCGCCGCCGCGCTGGACGCCCGCCTGCGCGCCCTGCCCACCGCCGATCCCATCGCCTACCGGAGCGAGCGCGGCGGTGACTACACCGACGACCTCACCCTGCGCCCCGCCCTGGCCCCCGGCCGCACCGACCTCTCCATCCACCGCCGCCGCCCTTCCGATCAGGCGATCGGGCGCGACAACGAACCGACATCCGGCGCAGCCTGA
- a CDS encoding LAGLIDADG family homing endonuclease, giving the protein MPESPTDRTTSRAAVRVNAGFAGDTPILMADGRLKRLGEIRSADRVYGSHMAGRYRRYLLTHVVEHRRRVGRAFLVTLEDGTRLTVGIDQRLLSERGWKHVTGAERGSLRRPHLTVNNGLMGIGRFASPPEIDEDYRRGYLCGMIRGDGQLGHYPPGAPGRPYAVVHRFRLALADGEALERSRRYLSAFGVPTREFVFSEATEARRKMHAVRAQSASAVGAVEELVRWPAATPSEGWRKGFLAGVFDAEGSCSQGILRISNSDPDILNMITDCLLHFGFGMVREAPRTHVRDCHCRGECGDRRGHIRCLNERQGGQAAPDVGSLSRPIA; this is encoded by the coding sequence ATGCCGGAATCGCCTACCGACAGGACGACATCCCGCGCGGCTGTGCGGGTGAACGCCGGATTCGCCGGGGACACTCCGATCCTGATGGCGGACGGGCGCCTGAAGCGCTTGGGAGAGATCCGCTCCGCGGACCGCGTCTACGGGTCGCACATGGCCGGTCGCTACCGTCGGTACCTTCTCACTCACGTCGTCGAGCATCGGAGAAGAGTCGGGCGCGCGTTCCTGGTGACTCTGGAGGACGGGACCCGGCTTACGGTCGGCATCGACCAGCGCCTGCTCAGCGAGCGGGGCTGGAAGCACGTCACGGGAGCCGAACGGGGATCCCTCAGACGGCCGCACCTCACCGTGAACAACGGCCTGATGGGAATCGGCCGCTTCGCCTCACCTCCCGAGATTGATGAGGATTACCGGCGAGGTTACCTGTGCGGGATGATACGAGGGGACGGACAACTGGGGCATTATCCGCCGGGCGCCCCGGGCCGGCCCTATGCCGTGGTGCATCGCTTTCGCCTTGCATTGGCAGACGGCGAGGCGCTGGAGCGAAGCCGCCGCTACCTCTCCGCTTTCGGAGTCCCCACTCGCGAGTTCGTCTTCTCGGAGGCGACGGAAGCACGGCGGAAGATGCACGCCGTACGCGCTCAGAGCGCCTCGGCGGTCGGGGCTGTCGAGGAGCTCGTCCGGTGGCCGGCGGCGACGCCGTCAGAAGGATGGCGGAAAGGTTTCCTGGCCGGTGTCTTCGATGCAGAGGGGTCCTGCAGCCAGGGCATCTTGAGGATCTCAAACTCCGATCCGGACATCCTGAACATGATTACCGACTGCCTGCTCCATTTCGGTTTCGGGATGGTGCGTGAAGCTCCGCGCACCCATGTACGCGATTGTCACTGCCGCGGGGAATGTGGTGACCGACGGGGTCATATCCGCTGCCTGAACGAGAGGCAGGGCGGTCAGGCTGCGCCGGATGTCGGTTCGTTGTCGCGCCCGATCGCCTGA
- a CDS encoding glycoside hydrolase family 10 protein: protein MAAALTAGASAGALAACGITAFGGTSGREDGPVPPGAKAECPGVPAPDGAAGRQLRGMWIASVGNTDWPRDPGASAADQREQFTRLLDTAAAMNMNAVFVQIRPNSDAFYDSPYEPWSQWLTGTQGKDPGYDVLAFMVKEAHARNLEFHAWFNPYRVSRHDDLKKLSPKSPARKHPDWVRKYGKGLWYDPGLPQVRDLATNAVMDVVTKYDIDAVHFDDYFYPYPEDGDFPDDAAYKAYGDGMKRADWRRRNVDTLVESLSGRIHAAKPWVRFGVSPFGVWRNKSSDPDGSATAALQSYDDIYADTRKWIKRGWLDYVTPQLYWPIGDARADYAELAPWWARQVKGTGVQLTIGQAAYRVGEDAAWRKPAELSRHLTLNARYPQIGGDVFFSASDIAANRRGFAARLRADHYTRPAVPPVPARRGGQAPPPVQGTAAAPAAGKDGKGVKVTWRASQGAASYAVYRAEGARPGCAPVDPRRLIADVRGGGIIDPTAKPGRSYTYSVTALDRLHHESPPGRGATATAPEG, encoded by the coding sequence GTGGCGGCGGCGTTGACGGCGGGAGCGTCGGCGGGCGCGCTCGCCGCCTGCGGCATCACCGCCTTCGGCGGCACGAGCGGGCGCGAGGACGGGCCCGTCCCCCCGGGGGCCAAGGCCGAGTGCCCCGGCGTCCCCGCCCCCGACGGCGCCGCGGGGCGCCAGCTGCGCGGCATGTGGATCGCCAGCGTCGGCAACACCGACTGGCCGCGGGACCCCGGCGCCTCCGCCGCCGACCAGCGCGAGCAGTTCACCCGCCTCCTCGACACCGCCGCCGCGATGAACATGAACGCGGTGTTCGTCCAGATCCGCCCGAACTCCGACGCGTTCTACGACTCCCCCTACGAGCCGTGGTCGCAGTGGCTCACCGGCACCCAGGGCAAGGACCCCGGCTACGACGTCCTGGCCTTCATGGTCAAGGAGGCGCACGCCCGCAACCTGGAGTTCCACGCCTGGTTCAACCCCTACCGCGTGTCCCGCCACGACGACCTGAAGAAGCTGTCGCCCAAGAGCCCCGCCCGCAAGCACCCCGACTGGGTCCGCAAGTACGGCAAGGGCCTGTGGTACGACCCCGGCCTGCCGCAGGTCCGCGACCTGGCGACCAACGCCGTCATGGACGTCGTCACCAAGTACGACATCGACGCCGTCCACTTCGACGACTACTTCTACCCCTACCCCGAGGACGGCGACTTCCCCGACGACGCCGCCTACAAGGCCTACGGCGACGGCATGAAACGCGCCGACTGGCGCCGCCGCAACGTCGACACCCTCGTGGAGTCGCTGTCGGGCCGCATCCACGCCGCCAAACCCTGGGTCCGGTTCGGCGTCAGCCCCTTCGGCGTGTGGCGCAACAAGAGCAGCGACCCCGACGGATCGGCCACCGCCGCCCTGCAGAGCTACGACGACATCTACGCCGACACCCGCAAATGGATCAAACGGGGATGGCTCGACTACGTCACCCCCCAGCTGTACTGGCCCATCGGCGACGCCCGCGCCGACTACGCCGAACTCGCCCCCTGGTGGGCCCGCCAGGTCAAGGGCACCGGCGTCCAGCTGACCATCGGGCAGGCCGCCTACCGCGTCGGCGAGGACGCCGCCTGGCGCAAACCCGCCGAACTGTCGCGCCACCTCACCCTGAACGCCAGATACCCGCAGATCGGCGGCGACGTGTTCTTCAGCGCCTCCGACATCGCCGCCAACCGGCGCGGATTCGCCGCCCGCCTCCGCGCCGACCACTACACCCGCCCCGCCGTCCCGCCCGTCCCCGCCAGGCGCGGCGGGCAGGCGCCCCCGCCCGTCCAGGGCACCGCCGCCGCCCCCGCCGCCGGCAAGGACGGCAAGGGCGTGAAGGTCACCTGGCGCGCCTCGCAGGGCGCCGCCTCCTACGCCGTCTACCGCGCCGAGGGCGCCAGGCCCGGCTGCGCGCCCGTCGACCCCCGCCGCCTCATCGCCGACGTCCGCGGCGGCGGCATCATCGACCCCACCGCCAAGCCCGGACGCTCCTACACCTACTCCGTCACCGCCCTGGACCGCCTCCACCACGAGAGCCCGCCCGGACGCGGCGCAACGGCCACCGCCCCCGAGGGATAA
- a CDS encoding DUF3040 domain-containing protein: protein MALSMEEQRILGQIEVRLKEDDPRLAQRLARLGTPRARRARTIVLAAAAVIIVLAAIGAGIAAAIL from the coding sequence ATGGCGCTGTCGATGGAGGAGCAGCGGATCCTCGGCCAGATCGAGGTCCGCCTGAAGGAGGACGACCCGCGGCTGGCCCAGCGCCTCGCCCGCCTCGGCACCCCCCGCGCCCGCCGCGCCCGCACGATCGTCCTCGCCGCGGCCGCCGTCATCATCGTCCTGGCCGCGATCGGCGCCGGAATCGCCGCCGCGATCCTCTAG